The DNA sequence AAGACGGCGCGGTGCCCAACAACGCCCTGCCTGCCCATGTTTACCGTGCCGCCCTGACGGGTCTCACGCCCACGCAGATTGAGGCGCACCTTGCCGCACGCGGCTGGACGAATACCTGGCGCAATGGCATCTACCCCTACCACCACTACCACTCCACCGCCCACGAGGTTCTGATCATCGCGCGTGGGCAGGCCAGCGTGACCCTCGGCGGCGAGGGCGGCCCGCAGGTGACGGTGGGGGAGGGCGACGTGCTGCTCCTGCCAGCGGGCACGGGCCACCGCAACGACGGCGGCAGCGCCGACCTGCTCGTGATCGGTGCCTATGCTGGGGGGCGTGACTGGGACGTGTGCCGACCGGGGGAGACGGACATGGAGGAGGCGAGGGCGCGGATTGAGCGCGTGCCGGGGTGGGACCGTGACCCGGTGGACTGAGGTGCCCCATGTCGGGTGAGGTGGACGCCTGGCTCGCCGACCTTCTTTCCCGCGACACGCACCGCGTCTGGGGGGCGGCCTGCGCGATCAACGATTCACGTGATCGGCAAGACCTGGCGACGCTGGCCGGACATCTGCCTGCTATCCAGCGGGCCACGGCGGACCTCGACCTGGGCGGTGCCCTCTTCCCCAACAACGAACGTCTGCGTCAGGCCCTCGCCACGGTGCGCGCTGCGCGGGACGGCCTGTGCCGCTGCTCGCTCTACGGGCAGTTCCTGACCCACGACCCCTGCAAGGAGGAGGGGGCGGGCGACGTGACCGTGGTCTCCACCAGCCCGCCCGACTGGAACATGACCTACCGCTGCCGCTGCAACCACTGTGGCGCGGAGTACGAGGTGGAGCAGGGGGAGTATCACCTGACGTGGTGGAAGTGGGGGAAAGAGGAGTCAGCCTAACGCGAGAGGTCAGCGCGCGGGCGTAAGAGTCGGCACCATGAGCCGAAGCCTCGTCTGCCGGCGCGTCC is a window from the Deinococcus sp. YIM 134068 genome containing:
- a CDS encoding cupin domain-containing protein, translating into MRPDLLPPPQDGAVPNNALPAHVYRAALTGLTPTQIEAHLAARGWTNTWRNGIYPYHHYHSTAHEVLIIARGQASVTLGGEGGPQVTVGEGDVLLLPAGTGHRNDGGSADLLVIGAYAGGRDWDVCRPGETDMEEARARIERVPGWDRDPVD